One Spiroplasma sp. NBRC 100390 DNA window includes the following coding sequences:
- a CDS encoding lipoprotein, which produces MKKLLNLLGVFSLLTSGAITVVSCTPKTNNENGDGTEEINDGHKDVEILNKISEKVSTSFENLSFKEDIERNNPYMLVAYTRVSDSKKTYQLNDKDQDDLAIKNEFLTTFRAVFDNVNREIKNEYSNYYPNSEPVSFSENDVMIELNFIDIEKLIELSGLPNMDGLQAVAINFNVKYEVKFKDLVSDNKYYASFNMTTDLKKFNLVKGGALSYFNQNIIDFYNDKDQIDVTTGDFKTLYDNFNLDYKKDLTTIDNIYKKILTNFIQANENLKDMITYNKDKAFLESQTVLFNSDYDRGFYYNNGSNDIADASLLSKWVKDNNVEEAKPVDFVSLYIKSVVPKFAADSKLELGQFKFSLDYINIFGMTLSGYFNASNTDFISTVILTKDKLETKISNFANIIIAFLKYYKVNFKGGYHFNVSTNIWNNLVEKYLANKLTNYSLPVTLFKEFTSDKDVINQKLVDLDLVAFKQVTGWYSKEIDYDKNNNLFWFNGGGRDASFVFGSSNFYYMPFYYLWSSYRYDVVKR; this is translated from the coding sequence ATGAAAAAATTATTAAATTTATTAGGAGTCTTTTCATTGCTCACAAGTGGGGCAATTACTGTTGTAAGTTGTACCCCTAAAACAAATAATGAGAATGGTGATGGCACAGAAGAAATTAATGATGGTCATAAAGATGTTGAAATTTTAAATAAAATTAGTGAGAAAGTTAGCACGAGTTTTGAAAATTTATCATTTAAAGAAGATATTGAACGAAATAACCCTTATATGTTAGTAGCATATACACGAGTTTCTGATAGCAAAAAAACCTATCAATTAAATGATAAAGATCAAGATGATTTAGCAATTAAGAATGAGTTTCTAACAACCTTTCGTGCAGTTTTTGATAATGTTAATCGTGAAATTAAGAATGAGTATTCAAATTATTATCCAAATAGTGAGCCTGTTTCCTTTAGTGAAAACGATGTTATGATAGAGTTAAATTTTATTGATATTGAAAAATTAATTGAGTTGTCAGGATTACCAAATATGGATGGATTACAAGCAGTTGCAATTAATTTTAATGTTAAATACGAAGTTAAATTTAAAGATTTAGTAAGTGATAATAAATATTATGCATCGTTTAATATGACAACAGATTTGAAAAAATTTAATTTAGTTAAAGGGGGTGCTTTAAGTTATTTTAATCAAAATATCATTGATTTTTATAACGATAAAGATCAAATTGATGTAACTACTGGTGATTTTAAAACTTTATATGATAATTTTAATCTTGATTATAAGAAAGATTTAACTACAATAGACAATATTTATAAAAAGATATTAACTAATTTTATTCAAGCCAATGAAAATCTAAAGGATATGATTACTTATAACAAAGATAAAGCATTTTTGGAAAGTCAAACAGTTTTGTTTAATAGTGACTATGATCGTGGTTTTTATTATAATAATGGGAGTAATGATATAGCTGATGCATCATTATTAAGTAAATGAGTCAAAGACAATAATGTTGAGGAAGCAAAACCAGTTGACTTTGTTAGTTTATATATTAAATCAGTAGTCCCAAAATTTGCTGCTGATTCAAAACTTGAATTAGGACAATTTAAATTTTCCTTAGATTATATTAATATTTTTGGGATGACATTATCTGGCTATTTTAATGCTAGTAATACTGACTTTATATCGACAGTTATTTTAACAAAAGATAAATTGGAAACAAAAATATCTAATTTTGCTAATATTATTATTGCCTTTTTAAAATATTACAAAGTAAATTTTAAAGGAGGTTATCATTTTAATGTTTCTACCAATATATGGAATAATTTAGTAGAAAAATATTTGGCTAATAAATTAACAAATTATTCATTACCAGTAACTTTATTTAAAGAATTTACTAGCGATAAAGATGTAATCAATCAAAAATTAGTAGACTTAGATTTGGTTGCTTTTAAGCAAGTAACCGGTTGGTATTCTAAAGAAATAGATTATGATAAAAATAATAATCTTTTCTGGTTTAATGGTGGTGGACGTGACGCCAGTTTTGTTTTTGGAAGTTCAAACTTTTATTATATGCCGTTTTATTATTTATGAAGTAGTTATCGTTATGATGTTGTTAAAAGATAA
- the fba gene encoding class II fructose-1,6-bisphosphate aldolase: MGQKYHKKLVNASEMIKKAHQNKYAVGHFNINNLEWTKALLEVAQATNTPIILGASEGAIKYMGGYNLVVAMVSALLDSLEITVPVALHLDHGQSVDSCKKAIDAGFSSVMYDGSHHPFSENITNTKEVVGYAKANAVSVEAEIGTIGGEEDGVVGAGEIGDPKEAAEMVATGIDFLAAGIGNIHGPYPTGWPGLNFQALEDIQAAAKIGMVLHGGSGIPQEQVKKAISLGISKINVNTELQIAFAAATRQYIEAGKDKPENGKGFDPRKLLKPGYEAIKATFDELTTWFGCKGKV; the protein is encoded by the coding sequence ATGGGACAAAAATATCATAAAAAACTAGTTAATGCTAGTGAAATGATTAAAAAAGCACATCAGAATAAATATGCGGTTGGCCATTTTAACATTAATAATCTAGAATGAACCAAAGCGCTATTAGAAGTGGCACAAGCAACAAATACCCCAATTATTTTAGGTGCTTCAGAAGGAGCAATTAAATATATGGGAGGTTATAACTTAGTTGTTGCAATGGTTAGCGCGTTATTAGACTCGTTGGAAATTACGGTTCCAGTAGCCTTACATTTAGACCATGGTCAATCAGTGGACAGTTGCAAAAAAGCAATTGATGCTGGTTTTTCTTCAGTGATGTATGATGGTAGTCATCATCCATTTTCTGAAAATATTACAAATACAAAAGAAGTAGTAGGTTATGCGAAAGCAAATGCTGTTTCGGTTGAAGCTGAAATTGGAACAATTGGTGGCGAAGAAGATGGTGTTGTTGGTGCTGGTGAAATTGGTGATCCGAAAGAAGCAGCTGAAATGGTTGCAACAGGGATTGATTTCTTGGCAGCAGGAATTGGGAACATTCATGGGCCATATCCAACAGGATGACCAGGATTAAATTTTCAAGCGTTAGAAGATATCCAAGCTGCTGCTAAAATTGGAATGGTTTTACACGGTGGAAGTGGCATTCCACAAGAACAAGTTAAAAAAGCAATTTCATTAGGAATTAGCAAGATTAATGTTAATACTGAATTACAAATTGCCTTTGCTGCGGCAACAAGGCAATATATTGAAGCGGGAAAAGACAAACCGGAAAATGGGAAAGGGTTTGATCCGCGTAAATTATTGAAACCAGGTTATGAAGCAATCAAAGCAACATTTGATGAGTTAACAACATGATTTGGTTGCAAAGGTAAAGTTTAG
- the mutM gene encoding DNA-formamidopyrimidine glycosylase — protein sequence MPELPEVETVRRILTKYVVGKTITDCQIFWNKIIKAPIDSKVFIKEVVGQKINQIDRMGKHLLFILDDYVLISHLRMEGKYFFTKKDEPGEWQHIMVLFELDHQFQLRYHDTRKFGTMHLYDKSDYLQQAPLNKLGYEPFDERITVSYLKNAWQSKSQPIKTTLLEQNVIVGIGNIYANEILFASKIHPGEKTKNLADQDYQNIIDNTKIVLQKAINEGGTTIATYHPEPGMDGKFFQQLKVHGRNKLECVNCKNQVDKIFVNGRGTYYCNYCQKLK from the coding sequence ATGCCAGAATTACCAGAAGTCGAAACAGTTCGCCGAATTTTAACAAAATATGTCGTGGGGAAAACAATTACTGATTGTCAAATTTTTTGAAATAAAATAATAAAAGCTCCAATTGATTCAAAAGTTTTTATTAAAGAAGTTGTTGGCCAAAAGATTAATCAAATTGATCGAATGGGAAAACATTTGCTTTTTATTCTAGATGATTATGTTTTAATTAGTCATTTAAGAATGGAAGGAAAGTATTTTTTTACAAAAAAAGATGAACCAGGTGAATGACAACATATTATGGTTTTATTTGAACTTGACCATCAATTTCAATTACGTTACCATGATACAAGAAAATTTGGGACAATGCATTTATATGATAAGAGTGATTATTTGCAACAAGCACCATTAAATAAATTGGGGTATGAACCATTTGATGAACGAATTACTGTTTCATATTTAAAAAATGCTTGGCAAAGCAAATCACAACCAATTAAGACAACATTATTAGAACAAAATGTTATTGTTGGAATTGGTAATATTTATGCAAATGAAATTCTATTTGCATCAAAAATTCACCCTGGTGAAAAAACCAAAAACTTAGCTGATCAAGATTATCAAAATATTATTGATAATACAAAAATTGTGCTTCAGAAAGCAATTAATGAAGGTGGAACAACAATTGCTACTTATCATCCCGAACCAGGAATGGATGGGAAATTTTTTCAGCAGTTAAAAGTACATGGTCGAAATAAATTGGAGTGTGTTAATTGTAAAAATCAAGTTGATAAAATTTTTGTTAATGGTCGAGGAACTTACTATTGTAATTATTGTCAGAAATTAAAATAA
- the budA gene encoding acetolactate decarboxylase, protein MMQKYGKIYQFSTIASLAAGNFDGVLDFRALLKQGDFGLGTFDHLDGELVVLDGVAYQLKADGKVNLVNLDMTTPFASVAFFEQHKKIVISQQSNYETVQKIILENLPSSNLFYGIKINGSFLEMKTRTVSRQEKPYPTLLKATAHQAVVESKNVTGDIVGFWTPAFANTLGVHGFHSHFISTEKDTGGHIFDFLLETGVIEISYFSKIDLELPTTDEYLTKELMSKELQQEIELAEKAKK, encoded by the coding sequence ATGATGCAAAAATATGGAAAAATTTATCAATTTTCAACAATTGCAAGTTTAGCAGCTGGTAACTTTGATGGAGTTCTTGATTTTCGTGCTTTGTTAAAACAAGGTGATTTTGGGTTAGGAACTTTTGATCACTTAGATGGTGAACTAGTTGTTTTAGATGGTGTTGCGTATCAATTAAAAGCTGATGGTAAGGTTAATTTAGTTAATTTAGATATGACAACACCTTTTGCTTCAGTAGCTTTTTTTGAACAACATAAAAAAATTGTTATTTCACAACAATCTAATTATGAAACAGTACAAAAAATTATTCTTGAGAATTTACCAAGTTCTAATTTATTTTATGGAATTAAGATTAATGGTTCCTTTTTAGAAATGAAAACACGAACAGTTTCTCGTCAAGAAAAACCATATCCAACATTATTAAAAGCAACTGCTCATCAAGCGGTTGTTGAAAGTAAAAATGTAACAGGAGATATTGTTGGATTTTGAACACCTGCTTTTGCAAATACTTTGGGAGTGCATGGTTTTCATTCGCACTTTATTAGTACGGAAAAAGATACTGGTGGTCATATTTTTGATTTTCTATTAGAAACAGGTGTTATTGAAATATCTTATTTTTCAAAAATTGATTTAGAGTTACCGACAACTGATGAGTATTTAACTAAAGAGCTAATGAGTAAAGAATTGCAACAAGAAATTGAATTAGCTGAAAAAGCAAAAAAATAA
- the polA gene encoding DNA polymerase I encodes MNKVLLIDGNALLFRAFYATAYNGEMLKSLDGTPTNAVYAFANMLNKILKANNYYSVVVAFDKGKKNFRHDLLADYKDGRSKTPEELIVQFPIVKEFLDSYQIPYLEQEGYEADDLLGCLAQQAEKEDFYVDIFSSDKDLYQLISDKTNILVPRQGDTADVIDEMALAEKWGVKPLQVPDLKGLMGDPSDNLKGVPGVGEKTAIKLIKEYHSIENLYDNIDKIKGTLQQNLLNNKADALLCKKVATIFCDINLRQFAFTPFQPNHDVLMQFYLKYNMNSFITKLFSNKDDFQNSELKVEIIEEWKEGYNEDNTTVYLELFDENYHLSEIIGFGIVNSKGVFYFDYIHAKHDKLWHQFLHDPKYQKITYHAKSLIVALARDNIIVQNISYDMMLAGYVYNSNAKNTLDTYINLFEKKQILTDDLFYGKGVKKQIPADIIKLSQFIGEKAFYINKLQPKIIKLLKTNQQYDLYYDIELPTAFALARMEINGVKIDQQELTAQTLRIEKIVQELNNEINSIAQKEINPNSPKQVSELLYCDFSLPDRKKGSTAQEVLEEIKDTHQIIPKILDYRKYQKLYSTYLKGMEKYIFNDGKVHTIYKQTLTNTGRLSSVEPNMQNISIRDEVQKEVRKIFVVSATDNILLSCDYSQIELRILAHMSKDSDLIMAFNNNEDIHTNTAMKIFNLPKAEITSNIRRSAKAVNFGIIYGISDFGLATDLNIPVYKAKEIINNYYQQFPTIKAFIDSQVEFCKQNGYVTTIFNRKRYVPEINDRNYMQREFGKRIAMNMPIQGSAADIIKIALKNIDQEFLKLNLKAKIIAQIHDELIFEIPQNELAQVKSIVKTLMEDSTVLDVKLLVDMKTGLSWYDLK; translated from the coding sequence CTTTACTTTTTAGAGCGTTTTATGCTACGGCTTATAATGGTGAAATGTTAAAAAGTTTAGACGGAACTCCAACTAATGCAGTTTATGCTTTTGCTAATATGCTAAATAAAATTTTAAAGGCAAATAATTATTATAGTGTTGTTGTTGCTTTTGACAAAGGAAAAAAGAACTTTCGCCATGATTTATTAGCTGATTATAAGGATGGTCGCAGTAAAACACCAGAGGAATTAATTGTGCAATTTCCAATTGTAAAAGAATTTTTAGATAGTTATCAGATTCCGTATTTAGAACAAGAAGGGTATGAGGCTGATGATTTGTTAGGATGTTTGGCACAACAAGCAGAGAAAGAAGATTTTTATGTTGATATTTTTTCAAGTGATAAAGATTTATATCAATTAATAAGTGATAAAACAAATATTTTAGTTCCGCGTCAAGGCGATACTGCCGATGTCATTGATGAGATGGCCTTAGCAGAAAAATGAGGAGTTAAACCATTACAAGTTCCTGATTTAAAAGGATTAATGGGAGATCCTTCTGATAACTTAAAAGGAGTTCCTGGTGTTGGTGAAAAAACAGCAATAAAATTAATTAAAGAATATCATTCAATTGAAAACCTATATGATAATATTGATAAAATTAAAGGGACATTACAACAAAATTTATTAAATAATAAAGCAGATGCGTTATTATGTAAAAAAGTTGCCACAATTTTTTGTGATATTAATTTAAGACAGTTTGCATTTACCCCATTTCAACCAAATCATGATGTTTTAATGCAATTTTATTTAAAATATAATATGAATTCTTTTATAACAAAATTATTTAGTAACAAAGATGATTTTCAAAATTCAGAGTTAAAAGTTGAAATTATCGAAGAATGAAAAGAAGGATATAATGAGGATAATACTACTGTTTATTTAGAATTATTTGATGAAAATTATCATCTTTCAGAAATCATTGGCTTTGGAATTGTTAATTCCAAAGGAGTTTTTTATTTTGATTATATTCATGCTAAACATGACAAATTATGGCATCAGTTTTTACATGATCCAAAATATCAAAAAATAACTTATCATGCCAAAAGTTTAATTGTTGCTTTAGCTCGGGACAACATTATTGTGCAAAATATTAGTTATGATATGATGTTAGCTGGTTATGTTTATAATTCTAATGCAAAAAATACGCTAGATACTTACATTAATTTATTTGAAAAGAAACAGATTTTAACTGATGATTTATTTTATGGGAAAGGAGTTAAAAAACAAATCCCAGCTGATATTATTAAACTAAGTCAGTTTATTGGGGAAAAAGCATTTTATATTAATAAATTACAGCCAAAGATTATTAAATTATTAAAAACTAATCAACAATATGATTTATATTATGATATTGAGTTACCAACAGCTTTTGCGTTAGCACGAATGGAGATTAATGGGGTAAAAATTGACCAACAAGAGTTAACGGCTCAAACATTACGAATTGAAAAAATTGTTCAAGAATTAAATAATGAAATTAACTCAATTGCCCAAAAAGAAATTAATCCTAATTCGCCAAAACAAGTATCAGAATTATTATATTGTGATTTTTCTTTACCTGATCGAAAAAAAGGATCAACAGCGCAGGAAGTTTTAGAGGAAATAAAGGATACTCATCAAATTATTCCTAAAATTTTAGATTATCGGAAGTATCAAAAATTATATTCAACATATCTAAAAGGGATGGAAAAGTATATTTTTAATGATGGTAAAGTGCATACGATTTATAAACAAACGTTAACAAATACGGGTCGCCTTTCTTCAGTTGAACCAAATATGCAAAATATTAGTATTCGTGATGAAGTTCAAAAAGAGGTTAGAAAAATATTTGTTGTTTCAGCAACAGATAATATTTTATTATCATGTGATTATTCACAAATTGAATTAAGAATTTTAGCTCATATGTCAAAAGATTCAGATTTAATTATGGCTTTTAATAATAATGAAGATATTCATACTAATACGGCAATGAAAATTTTTAATTTGCCAAAAGCAGAAATTACGTCTAATATTCGTCGTAGCGCTAAAGCTGTTAACTTTGGGATTATTTATGGCATTAGTGATTTTGGATTGGCAACTGATTTAAATATCCCTGTTTATAAAGCAAAAGAAATTATTAATAATTATTACCAACAATTCCCTACAATTAAAGCTTTTATTGATAGTCAAGTTGAGTTTTGCAAACAAAATGGTTACGTTACAACTATTTTTAATCGAAAACGATATGTTCCCGAAATTAATGATCGTAACTATATGCAAAGAGAATTTGGAAAACGAATTGCAATGAATATGCCAATTCAAGGCAGTGCGGCAGATATCATTAAGATTGCGTTAAAAAACATTGATCAAGAATTTTTAAAATTAAATTTAAAAGCAAAGATAATTGCACAAATTCACGATGAATTAATTTTTGAAATTCCACAAAATGAATTAGCACAAGTTAAATCAATTGTTAAAACTTTAATGGAAGATTCAACGGTGTTAGATGTTAAGTTATTAGTTGATATGAAAACAGGTTTAAGTTGATATGATTTAAAATAA
- a CDS encoding DUF2278 family protein, producing the protein MKENKYVFLKGNLTNYHPTVRGNPHFDLEITDKNDQSYTVNINVRSRIKPHDVLYFIKQNYQNDIVDRCFALDDTVHSNLTTGKDGYCLDYLKGNLFDYRYITILPYVGDEETSELETLFKQIVSPALNNSKYRIGIWGMGYGNPIDGVHDVHMNQGNNGRFEEENGPWQDGAFAIYNVETKTVENIIFIMFQSQCTTTDDEGNCLNN; encoded by the coding sequence ATGAAAGAAAATAAATATGTTTTTTTAAAAGGAAATTTAACCAACTATCATCCGACAGTAAGAGGTAATCCTCATTTCGATTTAGAAATTACTGATAAAAATGATCAGTCGTATACTGTCAACATTAATGTTCGTTCACGAATTAAACCGCATGATGTTTTATATTTTATTAAGCAAAATTATCAAAACGATATTGTTGACCGCTGTTTTGCTTTAGATGATACTGTTCATTCGAATTTGACAACAGGAAAAGATGGTTACTGCTTAGATTATTTAAAAGGTAATTTATTTGATTATCGTTATATCACTATTTTGCCATATGTTGGGGACGAAGAAACAAGTGAACTAGAAACTTTATTTAAACAAATTGTTTCGCCTGCTTTAAACAATTCAAAATATCGAATTGGAATTTGAGGAATGGGCTATGGTAATCCAATTGATGGTGTTCACGATGTTCATATGAATCAAGGAAACAATGGCAGATTCGAAGAAGAAAATGGTCCTTGACAAGACGGAGCGTTTGCCATATACAATGTTGAAACAAAAACCGTTGAAAATATTATCTTTATTATGTTCCAATCACAATGTACAACAACCGATGATGAAGGAAATTGTCTAAATAATTAA
- the alsS gene encoding acetolactate synthase AlsS, producing MSKNKKTGADIVVDTLINQNVKYIFGIPGAKIDKVFDVLVDRGPKLILTRHEQNAAFIAAAVGRITGEPGVVLVTSGPGASNLATGLVTANSEGDPVVAIAGNVGREDSLKRTHQAMDNAALFQPITKYSKEVVHPNNISEALANAFREATTGRKGAAFVSLPQDIVNAEDIQHEALVLSSNYDLGSACDEKVLNLIAEINQAKLPVLLLGMRSSDAVTTAAIRKIVEKTKLPVVETFQAAGVISRDLEQHFYGRVGLFKNQPGDILLDHADLVIAIGYDPVEYDPKVWNKNKDSKIIHIDEVIADIDNYYQPTLELVGDIAKTLQKFAAGFDKLALASNENKILDDLKSKLEDGQNIKHIEKANLTHPLHIIHTVRKLISDDMTVTVDVGSLYIWMARHFRSYEPRTLLFSNGMQTLGVALPWAIGAALVRPGKKVISMSGDGGFLFSAMELETAVRLNLPIIHLIWTDGTFDMVAFQQNMKYNRTSGVELGPVDFVKYAESFGAIGMRVNHPSELEDVLQKAFAANKPVVIDIPVDYSENILLGKTLLEKEIY from the coding sequence ATGAGTAAAAATAAAAAAACGGGTGCTGACATTGTGGTGGACACTTTAATCAACCAAAATGTCAAATATATTTTTGGGATCCCAGGAGCTAAAATCGATAAAGTTTTTGATGTATTAGTTGATCGTGGCCCAAAATTAATCTTAACAAGGCATGAACAAAATGCTGCTTTTATAGCAGCGGCAGTTGGAAGGATTACTGGTGAACCAGGAGTTGTTTTGGTTACAAGTGGTCCTGGCGCTTCAAATCTTGCAACAGGTTTAGTAACAGCTAACTCTGAGGGCGATCCTGTTGTTGCCATTGCTGGGAATGTTGGTCGAGAAGATAGTTTAAAAAGAACACATCAGGCAATGGATAATGCTGCTTTGTTTCAACCAATTACAAAATATAGTAAAGAAGTAGTTCATCCAAATAATATTTCAGAAGCATTGGCGAATGCTTTTCGGGAAGCAACAACGGGACGAAAAGGTGCTGCTTTTGTTTCATTGCCACAAGATATTGTTAATGCTGAAGACATTCAACATGAGGCATTGGTGCTTTCATCAAATTATGATTTAGGATCAGCATGTGATGAAAAAGTTCTTAATTTAATTGCTGAAATTAATCAAGCTAAATTACCAGTCCTATTATTAGGAATGCGTTCTTCTGATGCAGTTACAACAGCGGCAATTCGTAAAATTGTTGAAAAAACAAAATTACCAGTTGTTGAAACTTTCCAAGCAGCAGGAGTTATTTCACGGGATTTAGAACAACATTTTTATGGTCGTGTTGGACTATTTAAAAACCAACCAGGAGATATCTTATTAGACCATGCTGACTTAGTTATTGCCATTGGTTATGACCCGGTTGAATATGATCCAAAAGTATGAAATAAAAATAAGGATAGTAAAATTATTCATATTGATGAAGTGATTGCTGATATTGATAATTATTATCAACCAACATTAGAACTTGTTGGTGATATTGCTAAGACGCTACAAAAATTTGCGGCTGGGTTTGATAAGTTGGCATTAGCATCAAACGAAAATAAGATTTTAGATGATTTAAAATCAAAACTAGAAGATGGGCAAAATATAAAACATATTGAAAAAGCTAATTTAACACATCCGTTGCATATTATTCATACTGTTCGAAAATTAATTAGTGATGATATGACTGTAACTGTTGATGTTGGTTCATTATATATATGAATGGCTCGTCATTTTCGTTCATATGAACCGCGAACATTATTATTTAGTAATGGGATGCAAACATTAGGAGTTGCTCTGCCATGAGCAATTGGGGCCGCATTAGTTCGGCCTGGTAAAAAAGTAATTTCAATGTCAGGAGATGGTGGTTTTCTGTTCTCAGCAATGGAATTAGAGACGGCTGTTCGTTTAAATTTACCAATTATTCATTTAATTTGAACTGATGGAACTTTTGATATGGTTGCTTTTCAACAAAATATGAAGTATAATCGAACATCAGGAGTTGAATTAGGACCAGTTGATTTTGTTAAATATGCTGAAAGTTTTGGTGCAATTGGGATGCGAGTTAATCATCCAAGTGAATTAGAAGATGTTTTGCAAAAAGCTTTTGCTGCTAACAAACCTGTTGTTATTGATATCCCCGTTGATTATAGTGAAAATATTTTATTAGGAAAAACATTATTAGAGAAAGAGATTTATTAG
- a CDS encoding GNAT family N-acetyltransferase, producing the protein MQQYHLILEQNKIIETERLILRPITLADANNIFEYSKDIENIQFLEWGPHQTIMETENIIAQLFLNQPLGKWGLELKDTHQMIGIIDLRLDPIMPNAKMGYIVNKKYWGNGYIVEAGKVVITLAFKKMKLKWIFAECDVENTNSERAMIKMGMEYLGMLPCQITTNYGQNRNHKNYGIKNVDII; encoded by the coding sequence ATGCAACAATATCATTTAATTTTAGAACAGAATAAAATTATTGAAACTGAACGTCTAATTCTGCGCCCAATCACCCTTGCAGATGCTAATAATATTTTTGAATATAGCAAAGATATTGAAAACATACAATTTTTAGAATGGGGACCCCATCAAACTATTATGGAAACAGAAAACATAATTGCGCAACTCTTTTTAAACCAACCACTAGGTAAATGAGGCTTGGAATTAAAAGATACCCACCAAATGATTGGAATTATTGATTTACGCTTAGATCCAATTATGCCAAATGCAAAAATGGGTTATATTGTTAATAAAAAATATTGAGGAAATGGCTATATTGTTGAAGCCGGGAAAGTAGTTATCACCTTAGCTTTTAAAAAAATGAAATTAAAATGAATTTTTGCTGAATGCGATGTTGAAAACACTAACTCAGAACGAGCAATGATTAAAATGGGAATGGAATATTTAGGAATGTTACCATGCCAAATTACAACAAATTATGGCCAAAATCGAAATCATAAAAATTATGGCATAAAAAATGTTGATATCATTTAA